The following coding sequences lie in one Lebetimonas sp. JH292 genomic window:
- a CDS encoding DUF202 domain-containing protein has translation MFYDILILTSAVIVLMSFYNLYKAAKIEKNFDNYLFIITSEKNYYIGAVIFSLAILIIATYQAIPYGTNKKIFSIILFFLAVFLLSLSHLVYYYRVKKKLSDYKDFFEKFGIDLNNNCEKLMLKHIYSKEKDLEKIKEIFKLNKNLCKDKK, from the coding sequence ATGTTTTATGATATATTAATATTAACAAGTGCAGTTATTGTATTGATGAGCTTTTATAATTTATATAAAGCAGCCAAAATTGAAAAAAATTTTGATAATTATCTTTTTATTATTACTTCCGAAAAAAATTATTATATAGGTGCTGTAATATTTTCATTAGCAATACTTATTATTGCTACTTATCAGGCAATTCCCTATGGAACAAATAAAAAAATATTTTCGATTATATTATTTTTTTTAGCTGTTTTTTTATTATCTTTATCTCATTTGGTTTATTATTATAGAGTTAAAAAGAAATTAAGTGATTATAAAGATTTTTTTGAAAAATTTGGAATTGATTTAAACAACAATTGTGAAAAGCTTATGCTAAAACATATTTATTCAAAAGAAAAAGATTTAGAAAAAATAAAAGAAATTTTTAAATTAAATAAAAATTTATGTAAAGATAAAAAATAA
- a CDS encoding response regulator: MRGLKNLNVLFVEDDEMVREAFSLLVKDLFNKFFIAEDAKKAIEIFNNNNLDLIITDIKMPEISGLELSEYIKNRDKNIIILVITAFSDMDYMKKAIDIGIDGYLTKPIFKDSLFKTLKKFAKIINERKETKEYLEILKNLIEEKNYPICICKNNQNIICNKPFKNIFGKINDLEEFEDKFNIEFDFKKEKTEKINNKKFLIKSVHFPNDYYKIEFKELHVL; encoded by the coding sequence ATGCGGGGATTAAAAAATTTAAACGTTCTTTTTGTAGAAGACGACGAAATGGTAAGAGAAGCTTTTTCGTTACTTGTTAAGGATTTATTCAATAAATTTTTTATTGCGGAAGATGCAAAAAAAGCAATTGAAATTTTTAACAACAATAATTTAGATTTAATAATTACAGATATTAAAATGCCTGAAATTTCCGGTTTGGAACTTTCCGAATATATCAAAAACAGAGATAAAAACATTATAATTCTTGTAATTACCGCTTTTTCAGATATGGATTATATGAAAAAAGCTATTGATATAGGAATTGACGGATATTTGACAAAACCCATTTTTAAAGATTCTCTGTTTAAGACATTAAAAAAATTTGCAAAAATTATCAATGAAAGAAAAGAGACAAAAGAATATTTGGAAATTTTAAAAAATTTAATAGAAGAAAAAAATTATCCAATCTGTATCTGTAAAAATAATCAAAACATAATCTGTAACAAACCTTTTAAAAATATTTTTGGTAAAATTAACGATTTAGAAGAATTTGAAGATAAATTTAATATTGAATTTGATTTCAAAAAAGAAAAAACAGAAAAAATCAACAATAAAAAATTTTTAATTAAAAGCGTTCATTTTCCAAATGATTATTACAAAATTGAATTTAAGGAATTACATGTTTTATGA
- a CDS encoding competence/damage-inducible protein A produces MKYNQDFIKKIDKKFPGVDNSKKYPLAYWPKNAKPLWNNPINGFPGFYIDNKFFFMPGFPEMAHPMTIEALDKFFPLKNKKKRYTLLAHAKESEMLDIMNKIPKSVEFSTLPKLDYTSEISFAGDGAKKVYEWFKNELANKNIKFEECGD; encoded by the coding sequence ATGAAATATAATCAGGATTTTATAAAAAAAATAGATAAAAAATTTCCGGGTGTTGATAATTCAAAAAAATACCCTCTGGCATACTGGCCTAAAAATGCAAAGCCTCTTTGGAATAATCCTATAAACGGTTTTCCCGGATTTTATATTGATAACAAATTTTTCTTTATGCCGGGATTTCCTGAAATGGCACATCCTATGACTATAGAAGCTCTGGATAAATTTTTTCCTTTAAAAAATAAAAAGAAACGCTACACTCTTTTAGCACATGCAAAAGAATCTGAAATGCTTGATATTATGAATAAAATCCCTAAAAGTGTAGAATTTTCCACTTTGCCAAAGCTGGATTATACCAGTGAAATATCTTTTGCTGGAGATGGTGCAAAAAAAGTTTATGAATGGTTTAAAAATGAGCTAGCCAATAAAAATATAAAGTTTGAAGAATGCGGGGATTAA
- a CDS encoding molybdopterin-binding protein: MNIFQVIIGTEILNARREDKHFKFLRDELIKRGYELKASFIIKDDPLLIKNIFNFIKKTSNSYLFCYGGIGATPDDYTRNLAAEVFK; the protein is encoded by the coding sequence ATGAATATTTTTCAGGTAATTATAGGAACGGAAATACTAAACGCAAGAAGAGAGGATAAACATTTTAAATTTTTAAGAGACGAATTAATAAAAAGAGGATATGAACTAAAAGCCTCTTTTATTATAAAAGACGACCCCCTTTTAATTAAAAATATTTTTAATTTTATAAAAAAAACTTCTAATTCTTATCTTTTCTGTTATGGCGGTATCGGGGCAACTCCGGATGATTATACAAGAAATTTAGCTGCAGAAGTTTTTAAATGA
- a CDS encoding adenylate kinase: MKKLFLIIGAPGSGKTTDAELIAKRNPDTIVHYSTGDLLRAEVASGSELGKKIKSYIDNGNLVPLEIVINTIKSAIEKADKNIILIDGFPRSVEQMIALNEMLKTSKDIDLVAVIEVEVSEEIARDRVLGRARGADDNVEVFNNRMKVFLGPINDIEKFYSKQKKVNKINGERTVEEIVDEMEKIIKEKI; encoded by the coding sequence ATGAAAAAACTGTTTTTAATTATAGGTGCACCCGGAAGCGGAAAAACAACGGATGCAGAACTTATTGCAAAAAGAAATCCAGATACAATTGTGCATTATTCAACAGGTGATTTATTAAGAGCCGAAGTTGCAAGCGGAAGCGAGCTTGGCAAAAAAATTAAAAGCTATATTGATAACGGAAATTTAGTACCTCTTGAAATAGTAATCAACACAATCAAAAGCGCTATTGAAAAAGCAGATAAAAACATAATTTTAATAGACGGTTTTCCAAGAAGTGTAGAACAAATGATTGCCCTTAACGAAATGCTAAAAACAAGCAAAGATATTGATTTAGTGGCTGTAATAGAAGTGGAAGTTAGTGAAGAAATTGCAAGAGACAGAGTTCTTGGAAGAGCAAGAGGTGCTGATGATAATGTTGAAGTATTTAACAATAGGATGAAAGTGTTTTTAGGCCCTATTAACGATATAGAAAAATTTTATTCAAAACAAAAAAAAGTTAATAAAATAAACGGTGAGAGAACAGTTGAGGAAATTGTTGATGAAATGGAAAAAATAATAAAAGAAAAAATTTAA
- a CDS encoding ferrous iron transport protein A translates to MIRLSDLKNGDVFKIIEFDRSCGNFKYRMQDLGIRKGQMGQIINKSIFGPVEIDIEGRKIAIGRGMSKKIYVKKFECPVFK, encoded by the coding sequence ATGATTAGATTAAGTGATCTTAAAAACGGAGATGTTTTTAAAATAATTGAATTTGACCGTTCCTGCGGGAATTTCAAATACAGAATGCAGGATTTGGGTATTAGAAAAGGACAGATGGGACAAATTATAAATAAATCAATTTTTGGCCCTGTTGAAATTGACATAGAAGGCAGAAAAATTGCCATTGGTAGAGGAATGAGCAAAAAAATATATGTTAAAAAATTTGAATGTCCGGTGTTTAAATAG